In Pyrus communis chromosome 1, drPyrComm1.1, whole genome shotgun sequence, the following are encoded in one genomic region:
- the LOC137735182 gene encoding 17.1 kDa class II heat shock protein-like, translating into MDIRIPGFDAPLFSTLQHIMDVADDAEKSFNAPTRTYVRDAKAMAATPADVKEYPNSYVFVVDMPGLKSGDIKVQVEDDNVLLIRGERKREEEKEGAKYVRMERRVGKFMRKFVLPENANVNAISAVCQDGVLTVTVEKLPPPEPKKPKTIEVKIG; encoded by the coding sequence ATGGATATCAGAATCCCCGGTTTTGATGCCCCACTCTTCTCCACACTGCAGCACATCATGGACGTCGCCGACGACGCCGAGAAGTCATTCAACGCCCCCACCCGGACCTACGTCCGCGACGCCAAGGCGATGGCCGCCACGCCAGCCGACGTCAAGGAGTACCCTAACTCCTACGTCTTCGTGGTGGACATGCCGGGGTTGAAGTCCGGAGACATAAAGGTCCAGGTGGAAGACGACAATGTACTTCTGATCAGGGGCGAGAGGAAGcgggaggaggagaaggaaggggCTAAGTACGTGAGGATGGAGAGGAGGGTCGGCAAGTTCATGAGGAAGTTTGTGCTGCCGGAGAATGCGAATGTAAACGCGATTTCAGCTGTTTGCCAGGATGGGGTTCTGACTGTGACGGTTGAGAAGCTGCCGCCACCGGAGCCGAAGAAGCCCAAGACAATCGAGGTCAAGATTGGTTGA
- the LOC137735171 gene encoding 25S rRNA (cytosine-C(5))-methyltransferase NSUN5 — translation MARLKHKAGPPPAAADKSENRRRLNMERSAYFSRREAAKVLKLVLQGDAKKRSVGTIKSLVYSPSVRNKKGTFALVCQTLKYLQIIQEVLNAAEVLNSKWKKQDELVYIVTYDILFGQVSSSAIGDAEKYLMRRQEALQSALARLLVKKKVKKVEDLIALYEIPDISIPRHVRVNTLKMDVDTALLELKKQFQVQKDDLVPHLLVLPPGSDLHDHPLIKDGSIFMQGKASSLVAAALAPKPGWEVLDACSAPGNKTVHLAALMRGEGKVIACELNEDRVKRLKETIRLSGASNIKVVHGDFLDLNPEDPQFSKVRAILLDPSCSGSGTASARLDHLLPSSAPGQGADFASTERLNKLAAFQRKALAHALSFPEVERVVYSTCSVNQVENEDVVKSVLPLAASNGFQLETPFPKWHRRGLPVIEGAECLIRTDPKEDKEGFFIALFSRSSSTQQEAPNGTGRDATEASKRQRNYAVPHLNLFKTWTHMQRMWRNNSSHTHSQCHCC, via the exons ATGGCGCGCCTAAAGCACAAAGCGGGCCCGCCGCCTGCAGCCGCCGATAAGTCGGAAAACCGGCGTCGTTTAAACATGGAGAGGTCGGCTTACTTCTCCCGGAGAGAGGCTGCGAAGGTATTGAAGCTCGTCCTCCAAGGCGACGCCAAGAAGCGGTCCGTCGGCACCATCAAGTCACTCGTTTACAGTCCCTCCGTCAGGAACAAGAAAGGCACTTTCGCTTTGGTTTGTCAAACCCTAAAAT ATCTTCAGATTATCCAAGAGGTCTTGAATGCTGCCGAAGTACTGAATAGCAAGTGGAAG AAGCAAGATGAGTTGGTTTACATAGTCACCTACGACATCCTTTTCGGTCAG GTGAGTTCATCCGCAATAGGTGATGCGGAGAAGTATCTCATGCGTCGCCAAGAAGCTCTGCAGTCCGCTCTGGCTCGGCTATTGGTGAAGAAAAaagtgaagaaagttgaagacTTGATAGCTCTTTATGAAATTCCCG ATATCTCAATACCTCGTCATGTTCGAGTAAATACTCTGAAAATGGATGTTGACACTGCCTTACTTGAATTAAAGAAGCAATTTCAG GTTCAAAAGGATGACCTGGTTCCTCACTTGTTGGTTCTTCCACCGGGTAGTGATCTTCACGATCATCCTCTAATAAAGGATGGAAGTATTTTTATGCAA GGAAAGGCAAGCTCTCTGGTGGCTGCAGCCCTTGCTCCGAAACCAGGATGGGAG GTTCTTGATGCATGCTCGGCTCCTGGAAACAAAACTGTGCACCTTGCAGCTCTTATGAGAGGAGAGGGAAAAGTAATAGCATGTGAACTGAATGAAGACAGGGTTAAACGTTTAAAAGAGACTATCAGACTTTCTGGTGCTTCTA ATATTAAGGTTGTGCATGGAGATTTCTTAGACTTAAACCCTGAAGATCCTCAATTTTCCAAG GTCCGGGCCATTCTTTTAGATCCTTCCTGCTCTGGATCTGGGACTGCTTCTGCAAGATTAGATCATTTGCTCCCATCTTCTGCTCCAG GTCAGGGTGCCGATTTTGCCAGCACAGAAAGACTTAACAAGCTCGCTGCCTTTCAGAGAAAAGCTCTGGCTCATGCTTTATCTT TTCCGGAAGTGGAGAGAGTTGTTTACAGCACATGCTCTGTTAACCAAGTCGAAAACGAAGATGTCGTTAAATCTGTGCTACCACTTGCTGCATCCAATGGTTTCCAACTGGAAACCCCCTTCCCGAAATGGCACCGCCGTGGTCTCCCCGTTATCGAGGGCG CCGAATGCTTGATTAGGACCGATCCGAAGGAGGACAAAGAAGGCTTCTTCATCGCTCTGTTTTCCAGGAGCTCCAGCACCCAACAAGAGGCGCCTAATGGAACCGGCAGAGACGCCACCGAAGCCTCGAAGAGGCAGAGAAATTATGCAGTGCCTCATCTCAATCTGTTTAAAACGTGGACACATATGCAGCGGATGTGGCGTAATAATTCTAGCCACACTCACAGTCAATGTCATTGTTGCTAA
- the LOC137717967 gene encoding probable WRKY transcription factor 50: protein MSGGNFRSAESPETNDFSDNSNFEFSEFLMIGDWLDGDPSSVASELSVQNSGFQANEADESGAGSSQPGGSTSRGESGSSRERQETRERVAFKTKSEVEILDDGFKWRKYGKKVVKNSPHPRNYYKCSVEGCLVKKRVERDREDPRFVITTYEGVHNHPGL from the exons ATGTCTGGTGGCAACTTCAGGTCAGCAGAGTCACCTGAGACTAATGACTTTTCCGACAACtcgaattttgagttttcgGAATTCTTGATGATCGGCGACTGGCTCGATGGAGATCCGAGTTCCGTGGCTTCGGAGTTATCTGTCCAGAATTCGGGTTTTCAAGCAAATGAAGCTGATGAGTCTGGTGCAGGGAGCAGCCAACCTGGAGGGTCTACTAGCA gaGGAGAGAGTGGAAGCAGCCGGGAGAGGCAGGAAACTAGAGAGAGAGTTGCattcaaaacaaaatcagaGGTTGAAATATTGGATGACGGGTTCAAGTGGAGGAAGTATGGTAAAAAGGTGGTGAAAAACAGCCCTCATCCAAG GAATTACTACAAGTGCTCAGTTGAAGGGTGCCTTGTGAAAAAGAGAGTTGAAAGAGACAGAGAGGATCCAAGGTTTGTAATTACAACTTATGAGGGTGTCCATAACCATCCAGGCCTCTAA
- the LOC137717955 gene encoding protein PLASTID MOVEMENT IMPAIRED 1-RELATED 2-like translates to MMSQKTESKKDYSGGNSNSGQLLRDIEEISKALYLHKSPPNVLLSPSDGRSKSAGKTRFSDSNPRLVRGDLLHKDKKSSSVWNWKRPLKALSHMGNRKFSCCFYLHVHSVEGLPVSFNNLSVCVHWKRKGEVLQTRSSKVVEGVAEFDETLMHRCSVYGSRNGANHSVKYEDKLSLIYVSLSGAPGLDIGNHWVDLTRLLPLTFEELEGGKCYGKWTTSFNLSGKARGANLNVSLGFSVMQHKLVSVRDNPNVPELTNTRPRGSSSLDGGATMLQRVGSVPSNVTPRPAFSSQSLDLKICRKALLNGGLELSKSINFLCQTLDETRLSSVTESDCEHVPPIEPKTDIDFSFAKGIEECEDDDTEFTIVEVGTEMSEKEELQSDEVPGHANDESAVEIIYLDEIINDYDMDLEEKTMVIPKEVHDSYVDQVVVDDSKHEQDSVCIKGSAMDEVESATHIQLISESVDLDHPFSSGEFLEERNHKELKSTYKASKTGEKSFSLDDVTESVSSDFLSILGMDCSMSSDSDAESPRERLLREFEKESLGSGNLFFDFDWTEEQPEIGSCVSPGSHSRDCYENSDLLLIIEAAEEEHKKESELLWRRKAKILEGLETEALMREWGLNEKDFRNSPRTFSGGFGSPIELPLEEPLLPPLGEGFGSYVRLKGGGILQSMNPSLFRNAKNGGNLVIQISNPVVIPAVMGIDVIEIMQHLALVGDTLHEWVNKLTPLEDITGKTIQQVAWEAAAPAPNIVGSERFEQILYGGRQDEGCPSSWSCNNLSSAELGGREMGSDYVSLEYLAPLAMRKIEAFSLEGLRIQSRMSSGEAPSSIYPESGGLQLCGFGDCVDDAKGLLALSLSLDEWLRLDATIINNEGHSRDRMTKILAAHHAKYTDLIDGNLTQDTNCSDLSGRKCGLLGDNLTIALMVQLRDPFRNYEPVGVPMLALIQVERALANLKPEVSSVLLNDSKENELDEPVFEEYGDKIKGETNEGDEGWNPQFKIIDVHLSGVDTAPGKRLLWGTTTQLQSGSRWLLGTGMGKTTSFPLSNSKALVRSSTLVSAKKHRDFLWSISSHFQGTEYTWKDSIAPHVRNPNVIFPNESIKPHVNM, encoded by the exons ATGATGTCGCAGAAAACTGAGAGTAAGAAAGATTACAGTGGTGGGAACTCTAACAGTGGTCAATTGTTGCGTGATATTGAAGAAATAAGCAAAGCCCTTTACTTGCATAAATCCCCACCAAATGTTTTGCTTTCCCCTTCTGATGGAAGATCCAAATCTGCCGGGAAAACCCGTTTTTCGGATTCGAACCCGAGATTGGTTAGGGGAGATTTGTTGCACAAGGACAAGAAATCATCTTCGGTGTGGAATTGGAAGAGACCCTTGAAGGCTCTCAGTCATATGGGGAATCGGAAatttagttgttgtttttacCTTCATGTGCATTCGGTTGAGGGGTTGCCTGTGAGTTTTAATAATCTTAGTGTATGTGTGCATTGGAAGAGGAAAGGTGAGGTGCTGCAGACTCGGTCTTCGAAGGTTGTGGAGGGCGTAGCTGAGTTTGATGAAACCTTGATGCATAGGTGTTCTGTGTATGGAAGTAGAAATGGCGCTAACCATTCAGTTAAGTATGAGGATAAGCTTTCGTTGATTTACGTTTCTTTGAGTGGGGCGCCAGGGCTTGACATTGGGAACCACTGGGTTGATCTTACGAGGCTGTTACCGCTTACTTTTGAGGAGCTGGAAGGGGGGAAATGTTATGGTAAATGGACAACAAGCTTTAACCTTTCAGGCAAGGCTAGAGGGGCTAATCTAAATGTTAGTTTAGGATTTTCGGTGATGCAGCATAAGTTAGTTAGTGTGAGGGATAATCCAAATGTTCCTGAGCTTACGAACACGAGGCCAAGAGGGTCAAGTTCGTTGGATGGTGGAGCTACGATGCTTCAGCGAGTTGGGAGTGTGCCaagtaatgtaacccccaggcCTGCCTTCTCATCTCAGTCTCTTGATTTGAAGATTTGTCGCAAAGCATTGCTGAATGGAGGGTTGGAGCTCTCCAAGTCAATTAATTTCTTATGTCAGACACTTGATGAGACCAGGTTGAGTAGTGTAACAGAGTCAGATTGTGAACATGTGCCACCAATTGAACCTAAGACTGATATAGACTTTTCGTTTGCTAAAGGAATTGAAGAGTGTGAAGATGATGATACTGAATTTACCATTGTAGAAGTGGGGACAGAAATGTCTGAGAAGGAAGAGTTGCAATCTGATGAAGTTCCTGGTCATGCTAATGATGAGTCAGCAGTTGAAATCATTTATTTAGATGAGATCATTAACGATTATGATATGGACCTCGAGGAGAAGACTATGGTTATTCCAAAGGAAGTCCATGATAGTTATGTGGAccaggttgtggtggatgaCAGCAAACATGAACAAGATAGCGTATGCATCAAGGGATCGGCCATGGATGAGGTGGAGTCTGCAACTCATATTCAATTGATCTCAGAATCAGTAGATTTGGATCATCCATTTTCTTCAGGAGAGTTTCTTGAGGAAAGAAACCACAAGGAGCTTAAGTCGACTTACAAAGCAAGTAAGACAGGTGAAAAATCATTTAGCTTGGATGATGTTACTGAATCCGTGTCAAGTGATTTCCTAAGCATCCTTGGAATGGATTGTAGCATGAGTTCTGATAGTGATGCCGAGTCTCCTAGAGAACGTCTTTTAAGAGAGTTTGAAAAAGAGTCTCTGGGTTCAGGAAACttattttttgattttgattggaCGGAAGAGCAGCCCGAAATTGGATCCTGTGTTTCACCAGGTTCTCATTCTAGAGATTGTTATGAGAATTCTGATTTGTTGTTGATTATTGAAGCCGCTGAAGAAGAGCACAAGAAAGAAAGTGAGCTATTATGGAGAAGGAAGGCCAAAATTCTTGAAGGATTGGAGACTGAAGCTTTGATGCGAGAATGGGGATTAAATGAAAAGGACTTTCGGAATTCTCCTCGTACCTTCTCTGGTGGATTTGGTAGTCCAATTGAGCTCCCCCTTGAAGAGCCACTCTTACCTCCACTCGGAGAAGGCTTTGGTTCTTATGTTCGGTTGAAGGGTGGAGGCATTTTGCAGTCTATGAATCCTTCACTTTTCAGAAATGCTAAAAATGGTGGGAACTTGGTCATTCAAATTTCTAATCCCGTTGTTATACCAGCAGTAATGGGTATTGATGTTATCGAGATAATGCAGCATCTGGCATTGGTTGGAGATACGCTGCATGAGTGGGTGAATAAACTAACACCTTTGGAAGATATTACGGGGAAGACAATACAACAAGTAGCTTGGGAGGCAGCAGCCCCAGCGCCAAACATAGTGGGGTCTGAAAG GTTTGAGCAGATTTTATATGGCGGGAGGCAGGATGAAGGATGTCCTTCTAGTTGGAGTTGTAATAACCTGAGTTCCGCCGAATTGGGAGGTAGGGAGATGGGGTCAGACTATGTATCTCTAGAATATCTTGCTCCTTTGGCTATGAGAAAAATTGAAGCTTTCTCACTGGAAGGGTTAAGAATCCAGTCCCGCATGTCAAGTGGAGAGGCACCTTCAAGTATATATCCTGAGTCTGGAGGTTTGCAACTGTGCGGTTTTGGAGATTGTGTTGATGATGCTAAGGGATTATTGGCTCTCTCTTTATCACTGGACGAATGGTTGAGGCTAGATGCTACAATCATTAATAATGAAGGTCACAGCAGAGATCGAATGACGAAAATCCTTGCTGCCCATCATGCCAAGTACACAGATTTGATCGATGGAAATTTGACACAAGATACGAACTGCAGTGATTTATCTGGCCGGAAGTGTGGACTTTTGGGGGACAACCTCACAATTGCTCTCATGGTGCAGCTTAGAGATCCCTTTCGAAACTATGAACCAGTGGGCGTTCCAATGCTTGCTCTAATTCAAGTGGAGAGAGCTTTAGCCAATTTAAAGCCAGAAGTGTCAAGTGTGCTGTTAAACGATAGCAAAGAGAACGAACTCGATGAGCCAGTGTTTGAGGAGTATGGCGACAAGATTAAAGGGGAGACCAATGAAGGAGATGAAGGATGGAACCCTCAGTTTAAAATCATCGACGTCCACCTGTCAGGAGTGGATACTGCACCAGGCAAGAGGCTGCTCTGGGGCACCACAACGCAACTGCAGTCTGGCTCCCGATGGTTGCTTGGCACTGGCATGGGTAAGACCACTAGTTTTCCACTTTCAAACTCGAAAGCCCTCGTAAGATCATCCACACTGGTTTCAGCAAAGAAGCATAGAGATTTTTTGTGGAGCATTTCCTCTCATTTCCAAGGAACGGAATATACCTGGAAAGATTCGATTGCTCCACACGTTCGAAACCCGAATGTTATATTTCCGAATGAAAGCATCAAACCACACGTAAACATGTAA
- the LOC137714502 gene encoding (S)-coclaurine N-methyltransferase-like, whose protein sequence is MNRVMQAPYDATVRFALASLERNLLPDAVVRRLTRLLLASRLRSGYRPSSELQLSDLLQFVQSLKEMPIAIRTDDPKAQHYEVPTSFFKMVLGKNLKYSCCYFNDESSTLEDAEKATLELYCERSQIKDGHTVLDVGCGWGSLSLYIAQKYNNCKVTGICNSTTQKAFIEEQCRNLQLQNVEIIVGDISTFEMEASFDRIFSIEMFEHMKNYKDLLKKISGWMKDDGLLFVHHFCHKAFAYHFEDKSEDDWITRYFFSGGTMPSANLLLYFQDDVSIVNHWLVNGKHYAQTSEEWLKRMDRNMASIKPIMESTYGKDSAVKWMVYWRTFFISVAELFGYNNGEEWMLVHFLFKKK, encoded by the exons ATGAACAGAGTAATGCAAGCACCGTACGATGCTACCGTACGGTTCGCGCTGGCTTCGCTGGAGCGGAATCTGCTGCCGGACGCCGTCGTGAGGCGGCTGACACGGCTGCTCTTGGCGAGCCGTCTCCGGTCCGGTTACAGGCCTTCCTCCGAGCTCCAGCTGTCCGACCTCCTTCAATTCGTGCAAT CTTTGAAGGAGATGCCCATAGCCATAAGGACTGATGATCCAAAAGCTCAACACTATGAAGTTCCCACATCTTTTTTCAAGATGGTGCTTGGGAAAAATCTAAAATATAG TTGTTGCTACTTCAATGATGAGTCAAGCACATTGGAGGATGCTGAGAAAGCAACGTTGGAGCTCTACTGTGAAAGGTCACAGATAAAAGATGGTCACACTGTTCTTGACGTTGGGTGTGGCTGGGGATCTTTGTCTTTGTACATTGCGCAGAAATATAACAACTGCAAGGTTACCGGGATCTGCAACTCAACGACACAAAAAGCTTTTATAGAAGAACAATGCCG GAATCTTCAGCTGCAGAATGTGGAGATCATCGTCGGAGATATCAGCACGTTTGAAATGGAGGCTTCCTTTGACCGAATATTTTCGATTGAAATGTTTGAG CATATGAAGAACTATAAGGATCTTCTGAAGAAGATATCCGGGTGGATGAAAGACGACGGCCTTCTGTTTGTTCATCATTTCTGCCATAAAGCATTTGCTTACCACTTTGAG GATAAAAGTGAAGATGACTGGATTACTAGGTACTTCTTCAGCGGGGGTACAATGCCCTCAGCAAATCTGCTACTTTATTTCCAG GATGATGTTTCCATTGTGAATCATTGGCTCGTCAACGGGAAGCACTACGCGCAAACAAG TGAAGAGTGGCTCAAAAGAATGGATCGGAACATGGCTTCCATAAAACCGATCATGGAGTCAACTTACGGCAAGGATTCAGCCGTGAAATGGATGGTATATTGGCGAACATTCTTCATTTCCGTTGCAGAACTCTTTGGGTACAACAACGGAGAAGAATGGATGCTTGTTCATTTCCTATTCAAGAAGAAATGA
- the LOC137709889 gene encoding aminopeptidase M1-like has product MPIEEEKVNGHLKTVSYVETPIMSTYLVAVVVGLFDYVEDHDGVKVRVYCQVGKADQGKFALHVAVKTLELYKDYFAVPYPLPKLDMVAIPDFSAGAMENYGLVTYRETTLLFDEQHSAAVNKQRVATVVAHELAHQWFGNLVTMEWWTHLWLNEGFATWVSYLATDSLFPEWKIWTQFLDELTDGLKLDGLEESHPIEVEINHAAEVDEIFDAISYRKGASVIRMLQSYLGAEVFQVGPLICQRVCLRVEGSTILFSMI; this is encoded by the exons ATGCcgattgaagaagaaaaagttaaCGGACATCTGAAGACAGTTTCATATGTGGAAACACCAATTATGTCTACATATTTGGTGGCCGTTGTTGTCGGATTGTTTGATTATGTTGAAGATCATGATG GGGTCAAAGTGCGGGTATATTGTCAAGTTGGTAAGGCAGACCAAGGGAAATTTGCTTTGCACGTTGCTGTCAAGACACTTGAATTGTACAAAGA CTACTTTGCTGTGCCATACCCTTTGCCCAAATTGGATATGGTCGCAATACCTGATTTCTCTGCTGGTGCCATGGAGAACTATGGTTTAGTTACATACCGAGAAACAACTTTGCTTTTTGATGAACAACATTCTGCAGCTGTCAACAAGCAAAGG GTCGCGACTGTGGTGGCACATGAATTGGCACACCAGTGGTTTGGCAATCTTGTAACAATGGAATGGTGGACACATTTATGGCTGAATGAGGGATTTGCAACATGG GTGAGCTATTTGGCTACTGATAGCTTGTTCCCAGAGTGGAAAATATGGACTCAATTTCTTGATGAACTTACTGATGGTCTTAAGCTGGATGGGCTTGAAGAATCTCACCCCATTGAG GTGGAGATCAATCATGCTGCTGAGGTTGATGAAATATTTGATGCGATAAGTTATAGAAAAGGTGCTTCTGTTATTCGGATGCTACAAAGCTATCTAGGTGCTGAAGTTTTCCAGGTAGGTCCTTTGATTTGTCAGCGAGTGTGCTTGAGGGTTGAAGGATCAACTATCTTATTTTCTATGATATAA